A stretch of the Ipomoea triloba cultivar NCNSP0323 chromosome 16, ASM357664v1 genome encodes the following:
- the LOC116007814 gene encoding uncharacterized protein LOC116007814, with translation MFDLLLQLSPPPSGIATLSNEKVAEQLAHHLANVASTGAELFLRCQLTAIGWEKETQSLRATVRDQENQLESRREQISHLDAQLYSLGQYPNSDQFRRDAIAYFVSRPSEVPGLLSALCPSEDAAIPLFHMFREDQ, from the exons ATGTTCGATCTGTTACTCCAACTGAGTCCTCCACCCTCGGGCATCGCCACTTTGTCCAACGAAAAAGTTGCTGAGCAGCTAGCCCATCATCTAGCTAAC GTTGCTAGCACAGGCGCCGAGTTGTTCCTGCGATGCCAGCTTACTGCTATAGGATGGGAAAAAGAAACACAATCACTCAGGGCCACCGTGAGGGATCAGGAAAACCAACTCGAATCTCGTCGAGAACAAATATCCCATTTGGACGCCCAACTCTATTCTTTGGGACAGTATCCAAATTCCGATCAGTTTCGTCGAGATGCCATTGCTTATTTCGTATCTCGACCATCCGAGGTGCCCGGTCTGTTGTCTGCTTTATGTCCCTCCGAGGATGCAGCCATTCCTTTGTTCCATATGTTCCGAGAAGACCAGTGA